A single region of the Epinephelus moara isolate mb chromosome 16, YSFRI_EMoa_1.0, whole genome shotgun sequence genome encodes:
- the LOC126402923 gene encoding tubulin alpha-1A chain-like, whose amino-acid sequence MRECISMHVGQAGAQMGNACWELYCLEHGIQPDGQMPSDKTIGGGDDSFNTFFSETGAGKHVPRAVFVDLEPTVIDEVRTGTYRQLFHPEQLITGKEDAANNYARGHYTVGKEIIDLVLDRTRKLADQCTGLQGFLIFHSFGGGTGSGFTSLLMERLSVDYGKKSKLEFAVYPAPQVSTAVVEPYNSILTTHTTLEHSDCAFMVDNEAIYDICRRNLDIERPTYTNLNRLIGQIVSSITASLRFDGALNVDLTEFQTNLVPYPRIHFPLATYAPVISAEKAYHEQLSVADITNACFEPANQMVKCDPRHGKYMACCLLYRGDVVPKDVNSAIATIKTKRTIQFVDWCPTGFKVGINYQPPTVVPGGDLAKVQRAVCMLSNTTAIAEAWARLDHKFDLMYAKRAFVHWYVGEGMEEGEFSEAREDMAALEKDYEEVGTDSIGDEGEEEGEEY is encoded by the exons ATG CGTGAGTGTATTTCTATGCATGTCGGCCAGGCCGGAGCCCAGATGGGCAATGCATGCTGGGAGCTGTACTGCCTGGAGCACGGCATCCAGCCGGACGGGCAGATGCCCAGCGACAAGACCATCGGAGGAGGAGACGACTCCTTCAACACCTTCTTCAGTGAGACCGGAGCCGGCAAACATGTTCCCAGAGCCGTGTTTGTGGATCTGGAGCCGACAGTCATCG ATGAGGTCCGCACAGGAACCTACCGCCAGCTCTTCCACCCCGAGCAGCTGATCACCGGCAAGGAGGACGCAGCCAACAACTACGCCCGCGGTCACTACACAGTCGGCAAGGAGATCATCGACCTGGTCCTGGACAGAACCCGCAAACTG GCCGACCAGTGCACGGGGCTCCAGGGTTTCCTCATCTTCCATTCCTTCGGAGGAGGAACCGGCTCTGGCTTCACCTCCCTGCTGATGGAGCGTCTCTCTGTCGACTACGGCAAAAAGTCCAAGCTGGAGTTTGCGGTTTACCCCGCCCCCCAGGTGTCCACCGCTGTGGTGGAGCCGTACAACTCCATCCTGACCACCCACACCACCCTGGAGCACTCCGACTGCGCCTTCATGGTGGACAATGAGGCCATCTATGACATCTGCCGCAGGAACCTGGACATCGAGCGCCCCACCTACACCAACCTCAACAGGCTGATCGGACAGATCGTTTCCTCCATCACCGCCTCCCTGCGCTTCGACGGCGCCTTGAATGTTGACCTGACGGAGTTCCAGACCAACCTGGTGCCCTACCCTCGTATCCACTTCCCTCTGGCCACCTACGCCCCAGTGATCTCCGCAGAGAAGGCCTATCATGAGCAGCTGTCCGTCGCCGACATCACCAACGCCTGCTTTGAACCAGCCAATCAGATGGTGAAATGCGACCCCCGCCACGGCAAGTACATGGCCTGCTGCCTGCTGTACCGCGGTGACGTGGTGCCCAAAGACGTGAACTCCGCCATCGCCACCATCAAAACCAAACGCACCATCCAGTTTGTGGACTGGTGTCCCACAGGCTTCAAGGTGGGCATCAACTACCAGCCTCCCACTGTGGTTCCTGgaggagacctggccaaggtgCAGAGGGCCGTGTGCATGCTGAGCAACACCACCGCCATCGCCGAGGCCTGGGCGCGACTCGACCACAAGTTCGATCTGATGTACGCCAAGAGGGCCTTCGTCCACTGGTACGTCGGAGAGGGGATGGAGGAGGGAGAGTTCTCAGAGGCCAGAGAGGACATGGCCGCCCTGGAGAAGGATTACGAAGAGGTGGGCACCGACAGCATCGGGGacgaaggagaggaagagggggaggaatACTAA